A section of the Ruania halotolerans genome encodes:
- a CDS encoding universal stress protein, whose amino-acid sequence MEHEQVVLVGVDGSPASLNALEWAVAQARRVGWRLHLVCAYALPTFAAASLDGGYATLDDTAIRDGAQAALDEAVERASGRGVDVTSALETGDPAGVLVDLTKKVCLAVVGTRGHSGFAERILGTVSSALPAHAHCPTVVVPHHEENGEPPLPIRRIVVGVDGSDSAKVALNRAIEQAEVWDAELTAVVGVPIGAGAGLLGWLPAAVDREVVLADVKEGLNVTVDRALEGRELTVRRHALDGSGAELLSEFSTAVDLVVVGTRGRGGFAGMLLGSTSQQVLHHSACPVLVVPTRIQDEGLPPIAMGWKRRH is encoded by the coding sequence ATGGAGCACGAACAGGTCGTCCTGGTCGGGGTCGACGGTTCCCCGGCCAGCCTGAACGCTCTGGAGTGGGCCGTGGCCCAGGCACGGCGGGTCGGGTGGCGGCTGCACCTGGTGTGCGCCTATGCCCTCCCCACCTTCGCAGCCGCCTCGCTTGACGGCGGTTACGCGACCTTGGACGACACCGCCATCCGCGACGGTGCCCAGGCCGCGCTCGATGAGGCGGTCGAACGCGCCAGCGGTCGCGGCGTCGATGTGACGAGCGCTCTCGAGACCGGCGACCCCGCCGGGGTGCTGGTGGACCTCACCAAGAAGGTGTGTCTCGCCGTCGTCGGTACCCGGGGGCACAGCGGTTTTGCCGAACGGATCCTCGGTACCGTGTCCTCCGCATTGCCCGCGCATGCGCACTGTCCGACCGTCGTAGTGCCGCACCATGAGGAGAATGGCGAACCGCCACTTCCGATCCGCCGCATCGTGGTGGGCGTGGACGGCTCGGATTCGGCGAAGGTGGCACTGAACCGTGCGATCGAGCAGGCGGAGGTGTGGGACGCCGAGTTGACCGCTGTGGTCGGAGTTCCGATCGGCGCAGGCGCTGGCCTCTTGGGTTGGCTACCGGCCGCCGTCGATCGCGAAGTGGTGCTCGCGGACGTCAAGGAAGGGCTCAACGTCACCGTGGATCGGGCGTTGGAGGGGCGTGAGCTCACCGTGCGTCGGCACGCCTTGGACGGCAGCGGTGCAGAGCTCCTCTCCGAGTTCTCCACGGCCGTGGACCTCGTGGTGGTCGGCACCCGGGGGCGTGGCGGGTTCGCCGGGATGCTGCTCGGATCCACCTCCCAGCAGGTCCTGCACCACTCCGCATGCCCGGTGCTGGTGGTACCCACCCGGATCCAGGACGAAGGGCTCCCACCCATCGCCATGGGCTGGAAGCGGCGGCACTGA